A window of bacterium genomic DNA:
AAGCGTGTCAACCATAACTACTACTGATCATAGGACAAGGATCTCATCTAATGCATTATTTACAGAATGTGCTTTTGCTTCTTTGTGGTTTATGGCCGAAGGCGAGGGTAAAATTTTATTTATACCAATATGCATTGGGTCATTAGCCCCTTTAGTATTGGGTAATGCAAAAGTATATTTACCTGTATCAAAGAAGCATTTATGGGTGGGTGGTGGGCTGAATACAGATTATTATTTGTTTTACAAAAACAGTTCTGTAATGTATACGGAAATTCTATATGGTGTAAAAATTGGGTTTAAAAAAATAAAAATATATGCTAATTACCGCGTACCCTTCAATGGGAGCTATCTTGAGAAAAATGAACCATATTTAAATATTGGTCTTGTTTTGGAATCAACAATATTAAGAAATAGAAAAAGAAAATCATAAATAATAGGGGAATTAAGAAGTGCTTAAATCCTACAAAGACAAATCACCCAAGATCAGCCCCGCCGCCTTCGTGGCCGAGACCGCGGTCATCATCGGCGATGTGGAGATCGGGGAAAAAGCCAGCATCTGGTACGGGGTGGCCATCCGGGCGGACATCAACCACATCCGCATCGGCAAAGAGACCAACATTCAGGAGAACACGGTGATCCACGTGGACCTTAACGACCGGGGGCTGGGGGACTGCGCCACCATCATCGGGGACCGGGTCACCGTCGGGCACGGAGCCATCCTGCACGGCTGCAAGATAGAGGACGACTGCCTGATAGGCATGGGGGCCACCGTGCTGTCCGGGGCCAGGATCGGGGCCGGGTCCGTTGTGGCGGCCGGGGCCCTGGTCAAGGAGGGCCAGCAGATCCCGCCCCGCTCCATGGTGATGGGCATGCCGGCCGAGGTCAAGCGGCAGCTGCCGGAAGAGGCGGTGGAGAAGATCCGGGCCAGCGCCCGGCATTATGTGGAGCTGGCGGAAGAGTACAAGAAATAACGGGGTTTACCGGGGAAGACAGGATTTACATGATTCCCCTAAT
This region includes:
- a CDS encoding gamma carbonic anhydrase family protein, with protein sequence MLKSYKDKSPKISPAAFVAETAVIIGDVEIGEKASIWYGVAIRADINHIRIGKETNIQENTVIHVDLNDRGLGDCATIIGDRVTVGHGAILHGCKIEDDCLIGMGATVLSGARIGAGSVVAAGALVKEGQQIPPRSMVMGMPAEVKRQLPEEAVEKIRASARHYVELAEEYKK